A genome region from Nocardia sp. NBC_01730 includes the following:
- a CDS encoding cation:proton antiporter, whose translation MPSLLEITTHLFLQLAVILLTYRLFWPLLRRLGQVQVVAVMVAGFLLGPSVFGWAWPHAQQWLFPLELEVGGEPIMHPNLTAIYVVGQLGLILYMFLVGSSFKLDILGSHLRQAGATSAVGVVVPMVLGACVGWWMVGQGRYFTDKMTNWQGALFLAAAVAVTAFPILAWIVYDSGLLKTRLGTMSLACAAVDDACAWILLAVVVATAKDSMGGAFLAAGGGSAYVLFMTLIGRRLLARLTTWRPHSGDNERTGGLAVGPLVVVLVVVLLAASFTDFVGIHSVLGAFIAGLCMPRGALLEQIRERLDPLVAYLLLPAYFIYTGLNTQLSLVFDPAVLAVTALVLLVSFASKFGAVGLVARSQGMGWREAGAMGALANARGLMELVLLNIGLSAGLITAELYTILAIMTLVTTFVATPLQRMFERSAWKNGMVFGPNGEEPKETGTLFRPGGGPHRSGDPTQSATA comes from the coding sequence ATGCCATCGCTCCTGGAAATCACCACTCACCTGTTCCTACAACTGGCGGTCATTCTGCTGACATATCGATTGTTCTGGCCGCTGCTGCGGCGATTGGGGCAGGTTCAGGTGGTGGCCGTCATGGTCGCCGGATTCCTGCTCGGGCCATCGGTGTTCGGCTGGGCGTGGCCGCACGCCCAGCAGTGGCTGTTCCCGCTCGAGCTGGAGGTGGGCGGTGAGCCCATCATGCATCCGAACCTGACAGCGATCTATGTGGTCGGGCAGCTGGGGCTGATCCTGTACATGTTCCTGGTCGGTTCGTCGTTCAAGCTGGATATTCTCGGCTCGCATCTGCGGCAGGCCGGTGCGACCTCGGCGGTCGGTGTCGTGGTGCCGATGGTGCTCGGCGCATGTGTCGGCTGGTGGATGGTAGGCCAGGGCCGGTACTTCACCGATAAGATGACGAATTGGCAAGGGGCGCTGTTCCTTGCGGCCGCGGTGGCGGTGACCGCGTTCCCGATTCTGGCGTGGATCGTCTACGACTCCGGGCTGCTGAAGACGCGGTTGGGCACCATGTCGCTGGCGTGCGCGGCCGTCGACGACGCGTGCGCGTGGATTCTGCTGGCCGTTGTCGTGGCCACCGCGAAGGACAGCATGGGCGGTGCGTTCCTCGCTGCCGGTGGCGGATCGGCCTACGTGCTGTTCATGACGCTGATCGGACGGCGGCTGCTGGCCAGGCTCACCACCTGGCGGCCACACAGCGGTGACAACGAACGCACGGGCGGACTCGCGGTCGGGCCGCTGGTCGTTGTGCTGGTGGTCGTGCTGCTGGCCGCGAGTTTCACCGATTTCGTCGGTATCCACTCGGTGCTGGGTGCGTTCATCGCGGGTCTGTGCATGCCGCGCGGTGCGTTGCTGGAGCAGATCCGGGAACGTTTGGATCCGTTGGTCGCCTACCTCCTGCTGCCCGCGTACTTCATCTACACCGGTCTCAACACCCAACTGAGCCTCGTCTTCGATCCCGCCGTGCTCGCGGTGACCGCGCTCGTGCTGCTGGTGTCGTTCGCGAGCAAGTTCGGCGCCGTCGGCCTGGTCGCCCGGTCGCAGGGTATGGGCTGGCGGGAAGCGGGTGCGATGGGCGCGCTCGCCAACGCGCGCGGGCTGATGGAGTTGGTGCTGTTGAACATTGGTTTGTCCGCCGGATTGATCACCGCCGAGCTGTACACGATCCTCGCGATCATGACACTGGTGACCACCTTTGTGGCCACGCCGCTGCAGCGAATGTTCGAACGCAGCGCATGGAAGAACGGGATGGTGTTCGGGCCGAACGGGGAGGAGCCCAAGGAAACAGGCACGCTGTTCCGGCCCGGCGGCGGACCCCACCGCAGCGGCGACCCGACGCAGTCCGCCACGGCCTGA
- the qhpG gene encoding flavin-dependent monooxygenase QhpG translates to MGNNPHVLVVGGGPAGSTTAALLARSGIRVTLLEREKFPRYHIGESLLASCLSTLRLSGAYDQVAAHGFQVKRGGFFQWQDDTWLLDWSKLVDAEAWSWQVDRAAFDNILLRNASEQGAEVIEQATVKNVLFDGDRPTAVEWTGPVDDRIRTTEFDFLVDASGRDGLLSKRHFGMRHQHPAFRNIAIWSYWKGAHLHPDSPEGAINVASTAEGGWFWHIPLSDGRFSVGYVISARQAAEKLREHDSQTYYLDAIRDSKAMSALLDGAQQVAEVRAEQDYSYTSDRFCGPGYAIVGDSACFLDPLLSTGVHLATYSGLVASAAIATTLRGEMSETDALAFYEYTYRRAYTRFLSLVSRMYEQYVGSTEYFSHASSLTAVHSGDTPQESFTRIMAGLTDVDESSGEQERAGTDTILSEAERLHPESDGVNIKYMGGLDMSPVWDHWRDPLSDTVMGDVRITTEPILGLTNRPRTAAEIEAVARPVIPPTGAEVTTH, encoded by the coding sequence ATGGGGAACAATCCGCATGTTCTGGTAGTAGGTGGCGGCCCAGCCGGTTCGACCACCGCAGCCCTGCTCGCTCGATCGGGGATCCGGGTGACCCTCCTGGAACGAGAGAAGTTCCCGCGGTATCACATCGGGGAGTCGCTGCTGGCGTCGTGCTTGTCGACACTGCGCCTGTCCGGTGCCTACGACCAGGTTGCCGCTCACGGTTTTCAGGTGAAACGGGGCGGGTTCTTTCAGTGGCAGGACGATACTTGGCTGTTGGACTGGTCCAAACTCGTGGACGCGGAAGCTTGGTCGTGGCAGGTCGACCGAGCCGCGTTCGACAACATTCTGCTCCGCAACGCGTCCGAACAGGGTGCCGAGGTGATCGAGCAGGCCACTGTCAAGAATGTGCTGTTCGACGGCGATCGCCCGACAGCCGTCGAATGGACCGGGCCCGTTGACGATCGAATCCGGACCACCGAGTTCGATTTCCTCGTCGACGCGTCGGGAAGGGACGGCCTGTTGTCCAAACGGCATTTCGGTATGCGCCACCAGCACCCGGCATTCCGGAACATCGCGATCTGGTCGTATTGGAAAGGCGCCCACCTGCATCCGGATAGTCCGGAAGGCGCGATCAACGTCGCGTCGACCGCCGAAGGCGGCTGGTTCTGGCACATTCCACTGTCCGACGGCCGCTTCAGTGTCGGCTATGTGATTTCCGCACGCCAGGCCGCCGAGAAACTACGTGAGCACGATTCACAGACGTACTACCTCGATGCCATCCGCGACAGTAAGGCGATGAGTGCGCTGCTCGATGGAGCGCAGCAGGTCGCCGAGGTCCGGGCCGAGCAGGACTACTCCTACACCTCGGATCGGTTCTGCGGTCCTGGCTATGCCATCGTCGGTGACTCGGCGTGCTTCCTCGATCCGTTGTTGTCCACCGGCGTGCATTTGGCGACGTACTCAGGATTGGTCGCATCGGCGGCGATTGCGACCACCTTACGGGGCGAGATGAGCGAGACCGACGCACTGGCCTTTTACGAGTACACCTATCGACGGGCGTACACGCGATTCCTGTCCTTGGTTTCGCGAATGTACGAACAGTATGTCGGCTCCACCGAATACTTTTCGCACGCCAGCAGCCTCACCGCGGTGCACAGTGGCGACACCCCGCAGGAGTCGTTCACCAGGATTATGGCGGGGCTGACCGATGTGGACGAGTCCTCGGGAGAGCAAGAACGCGCCGGGACCGACACCATCCTCTCCGAGGCCGAGCGTCTCCACCCGGAGTCGGACGGGGTGAATATCAAATACATGGGTGGCCTGGATATGTCCCCGGTGTGGGACCACTGGCGCGACCCGTTGTCGGACACGGTGATGGGCGATGTGCGAATTACGACCGAACCGATACTCGGCCTGACCAATCGACCCCGCACCGCCGCGGAGATAGAGGCGGTGGCTCGCCCGGTCATTCCACCGACGGGTGCCGAAGTCACCACACATTAG